TTCAAGTTTTATTTTTTCATAAGCGACATTATAATTTCGCGTTATTTTTTTAAGTTCTTCTTCATTTTCGGCGATCAAAGCGGTAGAATTTGGATAAAAATACGCTAGCCATTCGTTTGTTTGCGTGAGCTTATTATCTCTTTGTGGATCAAGGCTGATAAAGAGTAAAAAAGGTTTTTCATCAAAGTTTTTAAGCTCTTTTGAAAGTAGGGCAAGGGTAGCAGGGCAAACATCAGGACAAAAAGAAAATCCAAAATACACAATAACTTTTTGTCCCCTAAAATTTGCTAATCCTAATTCCCCTTGAGCTGATCGCAATCTAAAATCATAGCGATCAAGACTATCACACGCTACAAAATAAGATAAAGTTAATACTAACGAAAGATAAAAAACTATTTTTTTCAAATTCATTTCTTTACATCAAAATCAAAATAAAATCCTAAAGGCTTATCTCCATCAAAAAGTTCAGCCCTATAACGCATAAGATCTAAGGGACAAGTGCTGATAACTATGCTTGATTTATAGTCTTCATGATTTATTTTTTCAAATTCAGGAATAATTTCCCCCATATACATGTTAAGGGCATATATTTTTGCATTTAGATGATTATAATTGCCTAAATTTTTGATATATAAGATATTTTCATCAAGACTTTGTATAGGTTTTTTTTGAAACTCAACAAATATTTGTCTTTCTTTAAAATTATACTCGCAAGATTTTTGATTTAAATCACAACTTAAGCTTTGTAGATTTTTAGTATCTATTAGCTCTCTTTTTCCTTGATTTTGCTCGGTTTGATAATTTTTTAGCATAAGAAAGGCAAAAATCAAAACAAGAGCGAAGATTAAAAGTGGAAAAATTTTTCTTATCAATGCAACATACTTTTGGCTGAGATATTTTTAATTTCAAAATTTGAGCCATCGTCAAATCGTAAGATAAGATCAATTTTATCTTTGTCGCTAATAGGTTTTTTAAGATTTAAGAGCATGATATGATCGCCATGTGATTCAAATTTATGCGTGGTATGAGGCTTTATAAGTATTGATTGAAGTTTGAGCATGATCATTTGCCCCTTTTCTTTTTTATGGGTGTGAAGTTCGACAAGTTCGGCATTTTGAGTGCTTGCTCCTATAAGTTTGAGTTCTTTATCGCTATGATTGATAAGATCAAGAAAGATGGCTGAGTTTGTTTGATTTGGTGCGGTAGTAAGAACAAAGGCGTTTTTGATTTCGATTAACTGGTGCATTTCTTCTGCTTTTGTTATGGACATAAGGAAAAAAAGACATAAGATAAGGAATTTTTTCATTGTATTTAGCCCTTTTTTGGTAAAAGATAATTTTTGGGCTTTATTGTAGCATATTATCGATAATATTTCTATTATTTTAACAAATTTATAGTATAATCACACTTTAAAATTTCACAAAGGAAAAAAATGCTAAAGAAAATAATATTTTTTCTTGCTTTGACGGCTTCTTTTTTAAACGCTAGTGATTTGGCTAGGATTTATCTTAATGAGGGTTTAGAAGCAGTAGGCAGAGAACTTGAAAAAGAACTTGCAAATAAAAGCTTTTGGGCAGAAGAAATAAAAGATAAAGATGTATCGCTTGGGTATTATGATGAGGATTCTACTATAGTTCTTACAAATAAGACAGATAAAACCTTTAAGGTGTATTTTTATAACAATGGAAAACTTACTCAAGAATTTGAGAAAAAAGATGTTTTAACAGGACTTATGGGCGATAAAGAAGTAGAGGGAGATCTAAAAACTCCTATCGGTTTTTATGAGCTTGGGCGTCAGTTTGATCCTAGAAATACCTACTATGGTCCTTTTGCCTTTGCAACAACTTATCCAAATTTATACGATCAGCTTCAAAACAAAACAGGAGGTGGAATTTGGATACATGGCTACCCTCTTGATGGCACAAGGATAGATGAGTATAAAACTAGGGGTTGTGTTGCCCTGCTTAACGATGATTTAAAAGACTTTGGCAAGCTCATAGCTGGCAGAAAGGCTGTTTTTGCCATGACTGAAGAAAAAGATGCCGTAAGAGCAAGCACAGATGATATCGCTAGCATTTTGGCTTCCTTGTTTGAATGGAAGCAAAGCTGGACGATCAACGATACAAAAACTTATCTTAGCTTTTATGATGAAAAGGATTTTCGCCGTTTTGATAGGAAAAAATTTAGCGAATTTTCAGCCATGAAAGAAAGAATTTTTGCAAAAAAAGAAAGAAAAAGCATTAAATTTTCTAAGATCTCTATCAGCCCATATCCAAATGTTAAGGGCGAAAAAATGTTTCGCATAGCTTTTTATGAGGATTATTATGCTCCAAGCTATCAGTTTAGAGGGGATAAACTTCTTTATGTGAAACTTGATAAAAATGGAAAGATGAAAATTTTAGCTGAACAATAATGGCTATCATCAAACTAAACCAAAAGGCTTACAAACATAATCTTTGCCAAATCGCCTCAAAAGCTGGCGGTTTTAAAAGGCTTATCTGCGTTTTTAAAAATAATGCTTATGGACATGGCGTAAAGCTTTTAGCTCCCATAGCAAAAGAACTTGGAGTTTGTTTTATCGCTCTTAAAAACGAAAGAGAGGCTTTAGAATTTGAGGATTTTTTTGATCATATCTTGATCTTATCTCATATCCCAAATGGCAAGGAAAATCCAAAATTTATTTATGCCTTAAATGATATAAAAAATCTTGCCCTACTTAAAAAAGGCACAAGAATTCATCTTGCCATTGATACAGGAATGCACAGAAATGGCGTAAAACTTCAAGATATCAAAGAAGCTTTTGATGAGGCTAAAAAGCTTGGATTACGCATAGAGGGTATTTTCACGCATTTTTTGGGGAGTGATGAAATGGATGCAAGCTTTTTTGTCCAAAGACAAAAATTTAATGAGGCTAAAAAAATCGCTTCAAGCATAAGTGAGACAAAGCTTACATTTCATGCTTGCAACTCCTCAGCACTTTTTAGATCCCAAGCACTAGAAAAAGATGAGCTTTGTAGGGTCGGCTTGGCACAATTTGGCTACGCTCAGTTTAGTTCAAATTTAAAAAAGGTTCTTTCTTTGTATGCTCATAAGCTTAGCTCAAGAGTTTTGCAAGCAGGGCAAAGTGTGGGTTATGGGGGGAAATTTTGTGCAAAAGAAGCTATGAAGATCGCCACTTATGATCTAGGCTATGCTGACGGGCT
This genomic interval from Campylobacter sp. MIT 99-7217 contains the following:
- a CDS encoding SCO family protein, with protein sequence MKKIVFYLSLVLTLSYFVACDSLDRYDFRLRSAQGELGLANFRGQKVIVYFGFSFCPDVCPATLALLSKELKNFDEKPFLLFISLDPQRDNKLTQTNEWLAYFYPNSTALIAENEEELKKITRNYNVAYEKIKLEDSALEYTIAHSNDIFLFDEKGKLVKIIKDLSQKSLQRDLKAFLEK
- a CDS encoding copper chaperone PCu(A)C; translation: MHQLIEIKNAFVLTTAPNQTNSAIFLDLINHSDKELKLIGASTQNAELVELHTHKKEKGQMIMLKLQSILIKPHTTHKFESHGDHIMLLNLKKPISDKDKIDLILRFDDGSNFEIKNISAKSMLH
- a CDS encoding murein L,D-transpeptidase family protein, with amino-acid sequence MLKKIIFFLALTASFLNASDLARIYLNEGLEAVGRELEKELANKSFWAEEIKDKDVSLGYYDEDSTIVLTNKTDKTFKVYFYNNGKLTQEFEKKDVLTGLMGDKEVEGDLKTPIGFYELGRQFDPRNTYYGPFAFATTYPNLYDQLQNKTGGGIWIHGYPLDGTRIDEYKTRGCVALLNDDLKDFGKLIAGRKAVFAMTEEKDAVRASTDDIASILASLFEWKQSWTINDTKTYLSFYDEKDFRRFDRKKFSEFSAMKERIFAKKERKSIKFSKISISPYPNVKGEKMFRIAFYEDYYAPSYQFRGDKLLYVKLDKNGKMKILAEQ
- a CDS encoding alanine racemase, which codes for MAIIKLNQKAYKHNLCQIASKAGGFKRLICVFKNNAYGHGVKLLAPIAKELGVCFIALKNEREALEFEDFFDHILILSHIPNGKENPKFIYALNDIKNLALLKKGTRIHLAIDTGMHRNGVKLQDIKEAFDEAKKLGLRIEGIFTHFLGSDEMDASFFVQRQKFNEAKKIASSISETKLTFHACNSSALFRSQALEKDELCRVGLAQFGYAQFSSNLKKVLSLYAHKLSSRVLQAGQSVGYGGKFCAKEAMKIATYDLGYADGLFRFDGKGKLRLANGAFLLGKMSMDSFSCEDFGEELCVFDDANVWAEFFHTIDYEILAKLSPFIPRVLV